The genomic stretch TCCGATCTTCAACGCGGCTTCATTCGGGCAGAGGTCGTCGATTTTGATACTTTAAGCGAGCTCGGTTCTTTGGTGAAATGCAAAGAGAAAGGGGTGCTGAGATTGGAAGGCAAGGATTATATTGTACAGGATGGCGACGTGATTACGTTTCGGTTTAATGTGTAATGGAGGGGGTTTAATTTGCGATTAAAAATAATTATCGGGATGGTAGTCAGTTTTGTCTTTCTGTATTTTACATTTCGGCAGGTCGATTTCCAGGAGATGCTGAATGCGATTAAAGCGGCAAACTATCTTTGGCTCATCCCGGCTTTTGCGACCATGATTTTCAGTCATTGGCTGCGAGCCGTTCGATGGCGGTATCTTCTTGAACCGATCAAACTCATCAAGATAAATCCAGTCTTCTCTGCCTTGATGATAGGTTACGCCGCCAACAATATTTTCCCCTTGCGTATGGGTGAATTTCTAAGAGCCTTTGCTATCGGGAAGTCTCAGAAAATCTCCAAAAGTTCAGCGTTTGCAACTGTTTTCGTGGAACGGTTTATTTTAGATTTTGTGCCGTTGCTGCTGGTCCTCGTTTTAACATTTTCACTGTTCGCTTCTATCCTGGGTGACGAGATCAAATATGGCGGTTATCTCATTTCGGTAATTACCTGTTTTGTAATTGCCCTGGTGATTGTCTTGATTAAATGGACAGACGCCACCGTTGAAAAACTGAGACAGATTCTGCCGGCTAAACTGTTCAAATTCGTTGAGCATTTTCTACCTTCGTTTACCAAAGGGTGTCTTGTCTTTAAAAAGGCTGAGCATTACTTAGCGATAACAGTTTTGAGTGTCCTGGTTTGGGCCCTTTATATTTTATCGATTTATTTTTCCTTTTTCATTTTTGATTTTCCTGCCAAGTATGGCCTTGATATCTCTGCAAGTCTATTGGTTTTGGTTTTTGCGTCATTTGGGATCATGATTCCGGCCTCCCCGGGCTATGTCGGTACTTTCCATTATTTTTGCGCACTGAGCTTGAACGCATTAGGCGCCGGCATTCCCGATGGCGAAGTCAAGAGTTTCGCGTTAGTCAGTCATTTAATGAATATTCTGCCAATCAGCATCATCGGCTTATTTTATTTCTGGAGAGAAAACCTGCATTTCTCCGACGCAGTTGCCGAGAAAGATTTGGTTGAACATGCGCAAAAAGAAGAAGTTTGATTTTAAAACTTGGGCTGTTCCCCAAAAAGCCAGAAATGCCGTTGCGAATCCCCCTTTTCTTGCGGGATGAAACAATCTCATGCTGATGACGAGAAAGATTGCTTCGCAAAAAAACGCTCGCAAAGACGTCCTTTTTTGCACTCTTTTTGTACATGCCCCACGATAGAATTATGTCCGTATTAATGATATTCATCGATGGCATTGGCATCGGTGAATTTGATAAAGACAAGAATCCTTTCGCCCGTCTCCTTTCTCCATTTTTCCCAGAATTTATCGGCCACTCAAATGGTCCGGTAGCCTTTGACGGTCAAGTGGTTCCTACCGATCCGTCAATGGGTGTGAAAGGTCTGCCCCAAAGTGCCACTGGGCAGACCGCACTGTTGACCGGCTTCAATTCTGCACAGGCGCTCGACCGTCATTGGCCCGGATTCCCGACAGTCACACTTAGAAAAATACTCGCTGAAGAAAGCATCTTTCTTAAACTGGAGAAATCAGGCAAAAAGGCAACTTTTGCCAATGCCTTCTCACCACAATATTTTAAAAGACCGGAGCGCAGCATTTCAGCCACCACCTGGTCAGTGAGGGCGTCGAACTTCCCGTTTCTCATGATCGAACCGGAGCTGCTGAATGGGGAAGCGATTTCTCATGATCTAACCAACACTTTTCTATCTAAGATGGGGTTCGAGGTGCCGATCCGAACGCCCGAGACGTCAGCAGAAATTCTGGTACGGATTGCGACGTCAGTTGACTTTTGCCTGTTCGAATATTTTCTCACCGACCTTGTCGGTCATTCCCAGGAAATGGACTGGGCGGAAGTGGAGCTGGACAAACTCAATCGTTTTTTACAGACGGTTTTGTCTCAAATCGACCTGAATGAAAATCTAGTTTTGCTGACAAGTGACCATGGAAACTTTGAGGATTTAAGCGTTTCGACTCACACTATAAATTTTGTCCCGACTGTACTCTGGGGGAAAAACCAAAAGAGTCTTGCTGATCAGATCAGTCGGATCGAAGATGTGCCGAAAGCAATTTTGGGTTATTTGAAATAATCTGTCCAAAGCTTTTTAATAACTTAAATCTGAAACTGAGGAATACAAGCGTACTTTCCTTTCCTCAAGGCAAACTTCAAAATTTTTCTTGACTAAGCGGTTTTTTTTATTAAATTGAATTAAAATAAAGTTAATTTCCGGCTTTGAATCATGCACGCCGTTGGCAAAAACGATATTCGGCCCGCCGCAGTCGCTGACCTTTTTTATCCGGGTAATCCCGTCGAATTAGATTACGAACTCGAGAAATTAATTGATGATGCCAAATCCATTGATCTGGATGGAGAAATTGAAGCGCTGGTTTGTCCGCATGCAGGTTACCAGTATTCCGGCCCTGTCGCCGCAGCAGCATACAAGAATTTGAAGAACCACAAGTATTCGGTCATCGCGATTATCTCACCTAGTCATCGAGAGACGTTCACGGGAGTTTCGGTTTTCAATGGCGGAGCGTATGAAACACCCCTTGGTTTGGTGCCCGTTGCATCCGAATATGCAGATGCCTTGATTGAGCAGGATGAAGTAATCGTCTCTTCCTGGGCCGGTCACTGCGATGAACACGCTCTGGAGGTCCAGCTGCCGTTTTTGCAAAAGGTTTTGGAAGAAACCCCCATTATTCCTATTGTTCTCGGCCAACAGGACTCGGGGACATGTAAGTTGTTGGGAGAGGCTTTAGGAAATGTTTTGAAAGAGTCGGCTTCACTCATTGTAGCAAGCTCTGACCTTTCTCACTATCATCCATATGATGAAGCGGTTAAGATCGACCAGGCCACAATTCAACTGATCGAATCCTTTGACGAAGCAAACTTCGGTAGCGCCCTTGAAGACCAGACAAGTGAGGCCTGCGGAGGCGGGGCCATTATAGCTGCGATGGTTGCCAGTAAAATTGAAGGTGCAGATACAGTCAAATCCCTCCTGTATAAAAACTCAGGAGATACATCAGGGGATCGCTCGGCTGTCGTCGGTTATTTGTCGGCGGCTTTTTATAAGGTGAATTAGTGTATTTGTAGTACTCATCTCTAAACTGTTGCAATTTTTTTTCAAGAAAATGGTTAATGACGCGAAGCGAATGACAACACCCGTCATTCAGTCATTAGGTCATTTGCATTCGACGTCATTTTAGACAGAAGAAAAAGTCACCCCTGTCAATGGCAGCGAAGCGTTAATGACTGCTGATAATAGCACAATGGTGGACCTTGACAAAGCAGGTCATTTTAAACATTTGCGGCTTCGCCGTGCTAGTAATAAAACAAAGTTACCCCTGGGAGGTGGTCAGCTTTGTTTATGAAACGAAGCAATGTTCTTTCCAAGAAAGAACAAAAAACACTCTTAGAATTAGCAAGAAAATCAATTGCTGCAAAATTTAGCGGTAGCGAACTTCCCAAATTTCAAAGTCCATTTCATCGCTTAGAAGAAATCCGCGGTGTGTTTGTTACCTTAAAAAAAGATGACAAGCTGCGTGGTTGCATTGGGTTTGTTATGGGTGTAAAGCCTCTTTACCAAACTGTGCGGGAGGTCGCTGAAGCTTCCGCTTTTCAAGACCCGCGATTTTCTCCACTTAAGGAAGATGAGTTGAAAGATACGGTGATTGAAATATCAGTTGTGACAGCCCTGCGAAAGATTTCCTCGATAAACATGATAAAGGTGAAACGAGATGGACTTATAGTTAGGCGCGGTGATTCGCAAGGGCTTTTACTTCCACAGGTGGCTAAGAAAAACAATTGGAAACGGCAAGCATTCCTTGAACATGTCTGTCTGAAAGCCGGCTTAAAAAAGGATGCTTGGAAAAGCCCGGAGACCGAAATTATGACATTCAATGCCCAGGTTTTTGAGGAGTCACACCGCGGTTAAAGTTATTGGATACTCAACTCGGTTTTCAGTAGCAAACACTGGCCAAACCATTAAATTGCAGATTTACCCTACTTTCAAAAAACGCACCCGAAAAGAGCTCGAGGCTCTCGAATTAAAAGCTCTGGCGTCTTATGCGATGTCGAGTCGAGGTGCCCACTCAACGCGCCAATTCGACGAACAGGAGCACGAATACCGAACAGCATTCCAGCGTGACCGGGATCGCATTATTCATTCGCGGGCATTCAGGAGACTGAAACACAAACGCCAGGTTTTTTTAACCACCGGCAGCGATCATTACCGCACCAGAATAACCCATACCTTAGAAGTCTCTCAACTTTCACGAACCATAGCTCGAGTTTTGGGCTTGAACGAGGATCTGGTTGAAGCAATTGCTTTGGGTCACGACCTCGGTCATACACCATTTGGGCATCTGGGCGAGCTTGTCCTTGACGAAATTATGAGCGGTAGAAGAGGTTTCGAGAGCCATAACCCAGAGCAAACCTTTGGCGGTTTTAAGCATAACTACCAGAGTCTTCGGGTTGTAGATTTTTTAGAAAAGAAGTACAGTTTTGACGGACTTAACCTGTCAGCACCTGTTCGTGAAGGCATTCTTAAACACACGCGCTTGAAAAAAGGACAGTTTGATTTCCCGGATTTTTGCTACGAGGGTCTTCGTTTCGAGCTGGATACCGCAACAACCCTCGAGGGTCAGGTGGTTGCGATTTGTGATGAAATCGCCCAAAGAACGCATGATCTGGAAGACGGCATTCGTGCAGGCTTAGTAGAACTAAAGAAAGTTAGGAAGCTCCAAATTGTTCAACGAGTTGAAGAAAACCTTGGAATCACCTCACTGGCAACTGAAGACCAAAGGTTGTACCAGGGATTATTGATTAAAGGACTGATCAATTTTCTGGTTGACGACGTCATTGAATTCACTTTGGAAAATATTTCCAAATACTGTCAAAAAAAAGGAAGACTTTCTAATTTTGATGAAGAGCTTTTTCGTTTCAGCCCCAAAATGGATCCGTTACAAAAGAAATTGAATAAGTTTATTTATAATGAAATAATTGATTTCTCACGGGTTCAGTGGTCAGATGAGCTGGGGAAAAAACTTCTTTACCGGTTGTTTGAATCGTATTATAACGACCCTTCTCTACTTCCTGATTACGTCCACGAAAGATATTTTCAACAAAAAGGTGATCAAATTGAAAAATTACCAGCGGAGGTTCTGCAAAAAGATAGTTACTATTTTAGAATCATTTGCGATTATATCGCCGGCATGACCGACCAGTATGCAATTCGTGAGGCAAAGCGTCTGGGACGGTCAAAGAAGTTTCAAATCAGCGATTTGAATTTGGAGTTGGCGCTGGGTGAGCATGAGAAAATAGGCCGGGCAACGTAAAATTGAATCTTCAAATTCAAAACCTTTCCTTTCAATTTAGTTCCTTTGGGAGTTCTTCAAATTCCGTTTTAAATGACGTTAATTTAAGCATTGAGGAAGGTGAACTCCTTGCTCTGGTTGGTCCCTCCGGTTCAGGTAAAACAACATTAATGCAGCATTTGACGGGTTTATTAAAACCGAAGACGGGTCAGATCCTGGTGGATGACCAAGACATTTGGGCGAAGGGGTTTAGTTTAACAGAACTGCGAAAAAAAATCGGCTTGGTATTTCAATTTCCGGAAACGCAGCTATTTGAAGATTCGGTTTGCAAAGATGTTGCTTTTGGACCCCGGAATTTGGCATTGCCCGAAAATGAGATTGTTGACCGAGTAAGGGAAGCAATTGAAAATGTCGGGCTAGACTTTAACAAATACAAAAATCGAATCCCATTTCAGTTAAGCGAAGGTGAAAAACGCAGAGTCGCTATCGCCGGTGTTTTAGCTCTGCAGCCAGAATTCCTGGTTTTAGACGAACCGACTGCTGGTCTTGATCATTCGGGAGTACAAGCGGTCGAGGACATTTTGAACCGCTTTCACTCCAGAGGGAAAACCATCTTGTTGATTTCACATAATCTTGATCTGGTTGCATCGTTGGTGGACCGCATTGTTGTTATCTGCGGAGGCGAAATTCGCTTTGACGGCCATAAAACAGAGCTTTTTCAAAACCCGAAATTGTTGCAATCGGTAGGATTGTCGATTCCAAGAACTCTAGCGCTGGTTAATACTTTAAAGCAAAAGGGTTGGGTTAAGTCTTCCGAGCTCTATTCAGTTGATGATATTAAACGTGAGCTTGGCCAGAAAATCTTGGGAAAGGACCGGGTTGACAAGAGATCACTCCCCGCGGATTGAGGAATCCCACTGTTTTTTAAATAATATAGAAAATTTCAATGAGCAATTTTTTGTGTCTTATTTATCTGCGACTTTTTTTCAATCCGTGTGGCAAAAAGACAAGCGGATGGTTTAGAGCAGAAGCCAAATGTGATTCAAAATTTGCCACTGTACGAAAAACAGCCAATTTTAACCCACTCGATAAACTCTTTGTCTTTTCTTCTTTTCATTATATAAATTTGTATTTTTTTTTCTATAAAGACGTTGCAGAATTGTCAATATTTACTAATAGTTAGTTAAATTCTTCCCATAGTCATGTATACTTGCCAAAATCGACTAATTTTGCCATAGTTTCCTCAATTGAAAGGTGGCATAATGTTTGCAAATTGTGGGAAAGTTATAATTCAAATATTTCACTTTTTAATTTGAAATCTTATTTCTTCAGGCTCAAAAATTAAAAATGTGTTCGGGTCAAAATCGTACCCTCTAAATATTGACCGAAACATTGATGTCACAGGAAATACATAACCCATTACCAATACGAATTACTTAATTCAAAATTTCAAGATGTCAGTGTCAGTTGTCGATAACTACCGTGATAAGGTGTGTAACTTGGAAAAATTAGAGGATTTGACACGGCAGTTTATGTCGAAACCAAAAGACGAAGAACAACCTTTGAATGGGGGTTGGGATAAGAATTTCGGATTTGATTTTCATTACCCGTTGGTTAGTAGAAGCCCTGAAATTAAAGAAATTTTCAAAATAATTAAAAAGGTTTCGAAGAGCAACGCCTCTATTTTGATTCAGGGGGAAACGGGTACCGGAAAAGAATTAATCGCCAGCCTTATTCAGTTCATCAGCGATCGCTCAGACAAGCAGTTTGTTAAAGTAAATTGTGCGGCCCTTCCCGAGAATTTGCTGGAAAGCGAGTTGTTCGGTCATGAAAAAGGTGCGTTTACCGGCGCCTTTCAGACCCATGTGGGTAAGTTTGAACAGGCAGACGGCGGCACACTTTTTCTGGATGAAATTGGCGACATGCACCTGACAACCCAGGCCAAGATTTTGCGCGTTTTGCAGGATCAGGAGTTTAACCGGGTCGGTGGCAATCGAAACATAAAAGTAGATGTTCGCATCATCGCGGCCACGAATAAAGATCTTCTTGACTTAATCGAGGAAGCTTCGTTTAGGGCGGATCTATATTACCGTCTGAATGTGGTTACCCTGAACATTCCGCCGCTTCGCGAACGTAAAGAAGATATTTTGATTATCGCTGAATATTTCTTAAGAAAATTTTCGCAGGAAATACGGAAAGACTTAAAAGGCTTCAATAAAGAAACCGAGGCGCTCATTCAAAATCATTCCTGGCCGGGCAACATCCGTGAATTAAAGAATCTGATCGAACGCTCCGTGCTGGTCTGTGAAGAAGGCAAAATGATATCACCAGAGGATCTCGCAATGCCGGGTGAGGATTATTTTGCCGCCGGCGGAAGAGACCGCCGCAAGCCCCGTGACGGTGGCCTCATCTGTTTCAACACCCTCAATCTCGAAACCATCGAGAAAGAAACCATCCTTTATGCACTTCAGGATAGCAAATGGATTCAGAAGGACGCAGCGAATCAACTCGGCATTTCACCAAGAGCCCTCAATTATAAAATCAATCAGTACGATATAACTCACTCCTCCTGGAAGAAGAATACTTAGCAGCTTCAGCTTTCAACAACCCCTCTTCCCTCACGTCATTCTGTTTTTTTCAGGAAAGCCGGATGTGCGAAGAATTTTCCTCTTTATGACACCATTCTTGAGATTTTTCACGCTGGTGGCTTTTTTAAACCTTCCCAACAAAGAACGCGCCGCGCTCAGAACGGCGGGATGGAGGAGCGGTTTAGAGCTGCCTGCTGAAAGCTAACCCTTTTCTTACCAATCCGAATTACAGGCCTGTAATTAATGTAACATTTTTTAAATAAAGTCATTAATAATATTTCAAGCAAGCACCTAATTAACAAGACCTTAAGACATCTTAAGATTCTGTGGCATATCCTTTGCCGTTGTACAGATTCCAAGTTCGCACCGCAACCAAGGAGATTTAAAGATGCTATGCCTAAAGAAGGAGTCTGCTGCTTGTTTACTCATTATAACTTCTTTGTTTTTTTCGACCACGCTGGCATTTGCTGAAACCGCAACAGTTAGCTGGGATGCAAATACCGAAAGTGATTTAAGTGGATACAAAATCTACTACGGCACAAGTTCCGGAAGTTATGACGATGTAGTTGATGTCGGTAATACGACCTCATTTTCCATCAATAATTTGGTGGACGGAACGACCTATTTTTTCGTGGTGACTGCTTTTGATTTTTCCGGTAACGAAAGCGGCTTTTCTAATGAAGTGAGTTTTACGCCAACACCAGGCACACCCCCGCAAATAACGGGGGTGAGTGTTGGGGACGATACCAAACTGGACGTCTTATTCTCCAAACCTCTTGACAAAGCTTCAGCGGAAAACCCGGCGAATTATTCAATCGATGGCGGAGTTCAGGTTTTGACGGCAGCTTTAGATGCTGATTTGATAACCGTACACTTGACGACCTCCCAACATACAAAGGGTCAGGATTATGTAATAAGCGTCAGTAATGTGAAAGATGTCGACGGCAATCCAATCGCTTCGGGAAGCACTCAAAATTACAATGTTCCGGCCGACTCCAATGTTGACACAACCGCCCCCCAATTGGTTTCTGTTAATTATAGGGGAGCGACTCAGATTGATCTCAATTTTAGTGAGCCGTTGGACAAGGCATCCGCCGAAAATGTAAACAATTATTCAATCAGTCCCAACATTCAGGTCATAGTAGCAGCCCTCGATCAAAATTTAACCAAGGTGCATTTGGTGACTTCGGAGCATCAGGACGGTGTTGATTATACCCTTTCTGTCAATAACATTTATGATCGAGCTGGCAATCCAAATAAGATCGTCTCGAATAACACCGCCACTTACTCTTCTAAAAGATCTGCAACCACACAACAGACATTCTCGTTGCATCAAAACTACCCGAACCCGTTTAACCCGGAAACTGAGATTAGCTTCTTTCTGGAGAAACAGCGGGAAGTTGAGGTAAAAGTGTACAATCCTCTCGGCCAGTTAGTCAAAACCCTTGTCAGCGATGAAATGCCACAAGGCGATCACAAAGTGGTTTGGGATGGAACCAATAACGACAATATCCAGGTGCCA from candidate division KSB1 bacterium encodes the following:
- a CDS encoding fibronectin type III domain-containing protein; the encoded protein is MLCLKKESAACLLIITSLFFSTTLAFAETATVSWDANTESDLSGYKIYYGTSSGSYDDVVDVGNTTSFSINNLVDGTTYFFVVTAFDFSGNESGFSNEVSFTPTPGTPPQITGVSVGDDTKLDVLFSKPLDKASAENPANYSIDGGVQVLTAALDADLITVHLTTSQHTKGQDYVISVSNVKDVDGNPIASGSTQNYNVPADSNVDTTAPQLVSVNYRGATQIDLNFSEPLDKASAENVNNYSISPNIQVIVAALDQNLTKVHLVTSEHQDGVDYTLSVNNIYDRAGNPNKIVSNNTATYSSKRSATTQQTFSLHQNYPNPFNPETEISFFLEKQREVEVKVYNPLGQLVKTLVSDEMPQGDHKVVWDGTNNDNIQVPSGVYIYSLEVKRDVVKGDLLVNVSLERRVKKMTLLR
- the amrA gene encoding AmmeMemoRadiSam system protein A, whose amino-acid sequence is MKRSNVLSKKEQKTLLELARKSIAAKFSGSELPKFQSPFHRLEEIRGVFVTLKKDDKLRGCIGFVMGVKPLYQTVREVAEASAFQDPRFSPLKEDELKDTVIEISVVTALRKISSINMIKVKRDGLIVRRGDSQGLLLPQVAKKNNWKRQAFLEHVCLKAGLKKDAWKSPETEIMTFNAQVFEESHRG
- a CDS encoding metalloenzyme; protein product: MSVLMIFIDGIGIGEFDKDKNPFARLLSPFFPEFIGHSNGPVAFDGQVVPTDPSMGVKGLPQSATGQTALLTGFNSAQALDRHWPGFPTVTLRKILAEESIFLKLEKSGKKATFANAFSPQYFKRPERSISATTWSVRASNFPFLMIEPELLNGEAISHDLTNTFLSKMGFEVPIRTPETSAEILVRIATSVDFCLFEYFLTDLVGHSQEMDWAEVELDKLNRFLQTVLSQIDLNENLVLLTSDHGNFEDLSVSTHTINFVPTVLWGKNQKSLADQISRIEDVPKAILGYLK
- a CDS encoding sigma-54-dependent Fis family transcriptional regulator codes for the protein MSKPKDEEQPLNGGWDKNFGFDFHYPLVSRSPEIKEIFKIIKKVSKSNASILIQGETGTGKELIASLIQFISDRSDKQFVKVNCAALPENLLESELFGHEKGAFTGAFQTHVGKFEQADGGTLFLDEIGDMHLTTQAKILRVLQDQEFNRVGGNRNIKVDVRIIAATNKDLLDLIEEASFRADLYYRLNVVTLNIPPLRERKEDILIIAEYFLRKFSQEIRKDLKGFNKETEALIQNHSWPGNIRELKNLIERSVLVCEEGKMISPEDLAMPGEDYFAAGGRDRRKPRDGGLICFNTLNLETIEKETILYALQDSKWIQKDAANQLGISPRALNYKINQYDITHSSWKKNT
- a CDS encoding energy-coupling factor transporter ATPase, whose product is MNLQIQNLSFQFSSFGSSSNSVLNDVNLSIEEGELLALVGPSGSGKTTLMQHLTGLLKPKTGQILVDDQDIWAKGFSLTELRKKIGLVFQFPETQLFEDSVCKDVAFGPRNLALPENEIVDRVREAIENVGLDFNKYKNRIPFQLSEGEKRRVAIAGVLALQPEFLVLDEPTAGLDHSGVQAVEDILNRFHSRGKTILLISHNLDLVASLVDRIVVICGGEIRFDGHKTELFQNPKLLQSVGLSIPRTLALVNTLKQKGWVKSSELYSVDDIKRELGQKILGKDRVDKRSLPAD
- the dgt gene encoding dNTP triphosphohydrolase, with product MQIYPTFKKRTRKELEALELKALASYAMSSRGAHSTRQFDEQEHEYRTAFQRDRDRIIHSRAFRRLKHKRQVFLTTGSDHYRTRITHTLEVSQLSRTIARVLGLNEDLVEAIALGHDLGHTPFGHLGELVLDEIMSGRRGFESHNPEQTFGGFKHNYQSLRVVDFLEKKYSFDGLNLSAPVREGILKHTRLKKGQFDFPDFCYEGLRFELDTATTLEGQVVAICDEIAQRTHDLEDGIRAGLVELKKVRKLQIVQRVEENLGITSLATEDQRLYQGLLIKGLINFLVDDVIEFTLENISKYCQKKGRLSNFDEELFRFSPKMDPLQKKLNKFIYNEIIDFSRVQWSDELGKKLLYRLFESYYNDPSLLPDYVHERYFQQKGDQIEKLPAEVLQKDSYYFRIICDYIAGMTDQYAIREAKRLGRSKKFQISDLNLELALGEHEKIGRAT
- a CDS encoding flippase-like domain-containing protein, with product MRLKIIIGMVVSFVFLYFTFRQVDFQEMLNAIKAANYLWLIPAFATMIFSHWLRAVRWRYLLEPIKLIKINPVFSALMIGYAANNIFPLRMGEFLRAFAIGKSQKISKSSAFATVFVERFILDFVPLLLVLVLTFSLFASILGDEIKYGGYLISVITCFVIALVIVLIKWTDATVEKLRQILPAKLFKFVEHFLPSFTKGCLVFKKAEHYLAITVLSVLVWALYILSIYFSFFIFDFPAKYGLDISASLLVLVFASFGIMIPASPGYVGTFHYFCALSLNALGAGIPDGEVKSFALVSHLMNILPISIIGLFYFWRENLHFSDAVAEKDLVEHAQKEEV
- the amrB gene encoding AmmeMemoRadiSam system protein B, with product MHAVGKNDIRPAAVADLFYPGNPVELDYELEKLIDDAKSIDLDGEIEALVCPHAGYQYSGPVAAAAYKNLKNHKYSVIAIISPSHRETFTGVSVFNGGAYETPLGLVPVASEYADALIEQDEVIVSSWAGHCDEHALEVQLPFLQKVLEETPIIPIVLGQQDSGTCKLLGEALGNVLKESASLIVASSDLSHYHPYDEAVKIDQATIQLIESFDEANFGSALEDQTSEACGGGAIIAAMVASKIEGADTVKSLLYKNSGDTSGDRSAVVGYLSAAFYKVN